The Peribacillus simplex genome contains a region encoding:
- a CDS encoding TIGR03943 family putative permease subunit → MGRLFILLGLTFLFMHLHASGNISKYINMEYSYVSQIAIYILAIFTLMGSYLYFKEDNQEECIDCQCGHDHSQENKKWKRNLTYFLYLIPILTGLFLPVATMDSNIVEKKGFHFPVYEDSDEYSQHQFLQPDTSLYYGKDDYLTLMDNSLKGLVDRESLQLTDENYLNDLEAIYYSPGKFTGKQITLTGFSYNSNELAKNQVFLFRFGVIHCVADSGVFGMLIEFPEGMHPKNDEWYSVTGELESIYYQPFKKTIPLLKVSSHNKIAEPDDPYVYRQY, encoded by the coding sequence ATGGGAAGATTATTCATATTACTTGGACTTACTTTTTTATTCATGCACTTACACGCCTCGGGGAATATATCGAAATACATTAATATGGAATATTCATATGTTTCACAGATTGCCATCTATATACTGGCAATATTCACGTTAATGGGATCTTACTTATATTTTAAGGAAGATAATCAAGAAGAATGTATTGATTGTCAGTGCGGACATGATCACTCCCAGGAAAATAAGAAATGGAAAAGGAACCTTACTTACTTCCTATACCTCATTCCTATTTTAACTGGTCTCTTTTTGCCTGTTGCCACTATGGACTCCAATATTGTAGAAAAAAAAGGATTTCATTTTCCAGTATATGAAGACTCAGATGAATATAGCCAGCATCAATTCCTGCAGCCGGATACGAGTCTTTATTATGGCAAGGATGACTATTTAACTTTAATGGATAACTCTCTCAAAGGCTTGGTTGATCGTGAGAGTCTTCAATTGACAGATGAAAACTACCTAAACGATTTAGAAGCCATCTATTACTCTCCTGGAAAGTTCACTGGCAAGCAAATAACGTTAACCGGATTTTCGTACAATTCAAATGAGCTAGCCAAAAACCAGGTATTCCTTTTCCGGTTTGGGGTCATTCACTGTGTCGCGGACTCTGGGGTATTCGGTATGCTAATCGAATTTCCTGAAGGAATGCATCCTAAAAATGATGAGTGGTATTCCGTGACAGGTGAATTGGAATCCATTTATTATCAGCCATTCAAGAAAACCATTCCCCTGCTCAAAGTATCATCACATAATAAAATCGCTGAACCGGATGATCCCTATGTTTATAGACAATATTAA
- a CDS encoding permease, which translates to MMNVQALLQMNTIFISILIESLPFILLGVLISGIIQMFVSEEMIAKIIPKNPILAVLSAIGAGVFFLACECGIVPITRRLIAKGVPLSAAIAFMLSAPILNPIVLFSTYIAFGNSWSMVFYRAGIAFVVVLIIACILSFQFKTNQLKQEHSEHIHHHKLTFKDKITGMFKHSIEEFFSVGKYLIIGALLAAAIQTFLKTSLLLEIGQGKLSGNAVMMALSYVMSLCSQADAFVASSFRSTFSPSSLVAFLVFGAMFDIKNTIMLLGTFKTKFVLCLMAYIFISVLGLTLLFIS; encoded by the coding sequence ATGATGAACGTTCAGGCCCTTTTGCAAATGAATACAATTTTTATTAGTATCCTAATTGAATCCCTTCCCTTCATTTTACTGGGAGTCCTTATATCTGGAATCATCCAAATGTTTGTGTCAGAAGAGATGATTGCAAAAATCATTCCGAAAAATCCGATCTTAGCTGTTCTATCCGCAATAGGTGCAGGCGTCTTTTTTCTTGCCTGCGAGTGCGGGATCGTCCCGATTACCCGCCGTTTGATCGCCAAAGGGGTTCCTCTTTCAGCGGCCATTGCCTTTATGCTTTCTGCACCCATTCTGAATCCGATCGTCCTGTTTTCCACCTATATAGCGTTTGGTAATAGCTGGAGCATGGTTTTCTATCGTGCCGGAATTGCATTCGTGGTCGTCCTGATCATTGCATGCATCCTGTCTTTTCAATTCAAGACAAATCAGCTTAAACAGGAACATAGCGAACATATTCATCACCATAAACTTACATTTAAAGACAAAATAACGGGGATGTTTAAACACTCGATTGAAGAGTTCTTTTCTGTTGGAAAATACTTAATCATTGGTGCACTGCTGGCAGCTGCCATTCAAACGTTTTTGAAAACATCCCTATTGCTTGAAATTGGGCAAGGAAAACTATCCGGGAATGCGGTCATGATGGCTTTGTCCTATGTCATGTCCTTGTGTTCCCAAGCGGACGCCTTTGTTGCAAGTTCTTTTAGAAGTACCTTCTCGCCCTCTTCACTTGTTGCTTTTCTTGTATTTGGGGCCATGTTTGATATTAAAAATACGATCATGCTTTTAGGTACCTTCAAAACAAAATTCGTTTTATGTTTGATGGCCTATATATTCATTTCCGTCTTAGGCCTAACTTTATTGTTTATTTCTTAA
- a CDS encoding DNA-3-methyladenine glycosylase → MINHSILPGDFYQRPTLELAKSLLGCLIVKETADGTASGFIVETEAYIGPGDMAAHSFGNRRTKRTEVMFGNSGLIYTYVMHTHTLVNVVSGGPENPEAILIRAVEPYSGLELMHERRGIADIRKWTDGPGKLTKALGITMDDYGRSFTDPPLYLAAGKQPEHISSGPRVGIDNSGAAKDYPWRFWVTDNPFISRKNLINKAVPKNKP, encoded by the coding sequence ATGATAAACCATTCAATTTTACCTGGGGATTTTTATCAGAGGCCCACGCTTGAACTGGCAAAATCCCTTCTTGGCTGCCTCATTGTAAAAGAAACAGCGGATGGAACCGCTTCTGGTTTCATTGTTGAAACAGAGGCATATATTGGACCTGGGGACATGGCCGCACATAGTTTTGGAAATAGAAGGACAAAACGGACGGAAGTGATGTTCGGAAATTCCGGTTTGATATATACATACGTCATGCACACACATACACTGGTCAATGTCGTAAGCGGCGGTCCTGAAAATCCGGAAGCCATTTTAATCCGGGCGGTTGAACCCTATTCCGGGCTCGAGCTAATGCATGAAAGACGCGGAATTGCCGATATTCGTAAATGGACCGATGGACCTGGGAAGCTAACAAAGGCACTGGGCATCACCATGGATGATTATGGACGATCATTTACGGATCCCCCTCTATATCTTGCTGCCGGAAAACAGCCTGAACACATATCCAGCGGCCCCCGCGTCGGAATCGACAACTCCGGGGCAGCAAAAGATTATCCTTGGCGTTTCTGGGTTACCGATAATCCGTTTATATCCCGTAAAAACCTAATTAATAAAGCTGTGCCGAAAAATAAACCATGA
- a CDS encoding MDR family MFS transporter produces MQMEKKAVNTKLVLTGLIIGMFFSSLEQTIVGTAMPTIIGELNGFTIFAWVTTAYLIASTTVVPIVGKLSDLYGRRSLYLLGTIIFTIGSFLCATATSMEQLIIYRGLQGIGGGMIMPLSQTIIGDIFSAEQRAKWQGVFGALFGLSSVIGPFLGGLIVDHISWHWIFLINVPTGLLSAILIYVGLKHEAIRKAEKVNIDYLGIFTLIPGIVLLLLGLTFGGDKFEWLSLESLLIFGSTLGFIALFIIFERRAVEPILDLSLFKNRVFSTTNILGFLLGLGMFGAIMFVPLFMQGVLGVSPTKAGSTMTPMMIGMILSSIIGGRLLLKFRFRTVLTFGMAIATLGFFLMSMMDGSTTIFTAYSFMAILGIGMGLVMPTLMIAVQNEFPKSQLGSVTAASTFFRSIGGTMGITILNAVMNHNLQQNMDDAVVSQKDPILHEALKALADKTDALFNIMLYPENLKMPAEVSNVLVKTIENAWIDAFSSVFITGIFFVSAGILVALSVGSGRIKRDQETEKELG; encoded by the coding sequence ATGCAAATGGAAAAAAAAGCGGTCAATACCAAGCTAGTATTAACAGGATTGATCATTGGAATGTTTTTCAGTTCATTGGAACAGACGATCGTCGGTACGGCCATGCCGACAATTATCGGGGAATTGAATGGTTTTACCATCTTTGCATGGGTGACGACTGCCTATTTAATAGCCTCAACGACTGTTGTACCCATTGTTGGAAAGCTATCTGATTTATATGGCAGACGTTCCCTTTATCTGCTCGGTACGATCATTTTTACGATTGGTTCGTTTTTATGTGCCACAGCCACTTCGATGGAGCAATTGATCATTTATAGAGGGCTGCAGGGAATCGGCGGCGGAATGATCATGCCTTTATCCCAAACGATAATCGGCGATATATTCTCTGCCGAACAAAGAGCCAAATGGCAGGGTGTGTTTGGAGCCCTTTTTGGTTTAAGTTCCGTGATTGGTCCTTTTCTTGGCGGCCTGATCGTTGACCATATCAGCTGGCATTGGATCTTTTTGATCAATGTACCGACGGGCTTACTATCTGCCATTTTGATTTATGTAGGATTGAAACATGAAGCCATAAGGAAAGCAGAGAAAGTGAATATCGATTACCTGGGGATTTTCACCTTGATTCCTGGTATTGTGCTGTTACTGCTGGGCTTGACCTTCGGTGGTGATAAATTCGAATGGTTATCACTGGAATCTCTCTTGATTTTCGGCAGCACCCTTGGCTTCATTGCCCTATTCATCATTTTTGAAAGAAGAGCAGTCGAACCGATCCTTGATTTATCCCTTTTTAAAAATAGAGTTTTTTCCACCACGAATATTTTGGGATTCTTGCTTGGCCTTGGCATGTTCGGGGCAATCATGTTCGTCCCGCTGTTCATGCAAGGCGTACTGGGAGTTTCACCAACAAAAGCGGGGTCGACCATGACTCCAATGATGATCGGTATGATTCTTTCAAGCATCATTGGCGGGCGGCTACTTTTGAAATTCCGTTTTCGTACCGTGCTTACCTTTGGAATGGCCATTGCAACGCTTGGCTTCTTCCTAATGAGCATGATGGACGGCAGTACGACTATATTCACTGCGTATTCATTCATGGCCATCCTTGGAATAGGTATGGGGCTTGTCATGCCGACATTGATGATTGCCGTTCAAAACGAGTTTCCAAAATCCCAGCTAGGGTCTGTTACAGCGGCTTCCACATTCTTCCGATCTATAGGAGGAACGATGGGCATCACGATTTTGAACGCTGTCATGAATCACAATCTCCAGCAAAATATGGATGATGCGGTCGTAAGCCAAAAGGACCCTATATTGCATGAGGCACTGAAAGCATTAGCCGATAAAACGGATGCGTTATTCAACATCATGCTTTATCCGGAAAACCTTAAAATGCCGGCAGAAGTCAGCAATGTCCTTGTAAAAACGATTGAAAATGCTTGGATCGATGCATTCTCCAGTGTTTTCATCACCGGTATCTTTTTTGTTTCCGCGGGGATATTAGTGGCACTTTCAGTGGGTTCAGGCCGAATCAAAAGAGATCAAGAAACGGAAAAAGAATTAGGCTAA
- the proC gene encoding pyrroline-5-carboxylate reductase, producing MNKKIGFIGCGKMGEAMLEGMLLAEVISPESIMVSTASIETKTKITTKYNVKGTLDNVEVAGFADFLFLGIQPAMHKHVLEEVKNHVKEDAVLITMAAGITISLVESSFGKKVKVVRTMPNTPSLVGEGMTAMSINDQITDADLEDVTALLDSFGKTEILHEDLMDAVPAISGSSPAYVYMFIEALADGGVRDGIPRKQAYRMAAQAVMGAAKMVLETERHPAALKDDVCTPGGSTIAAVASLEENQLRSSILQAMKACTGKTKGFSK from the coding sequence ATGAATAAAAAAATCGGGTTTATTGGATGCGGCAAAATGGGTGAGGCAATGCTTGAGGGCATGTTGCTTGCAGAGGTCATTTCGCCTGAAAGTATCATGGTCAGTACAGCAAGTATTGAGACCAAAACTAAAATCACCACGAAATATAACGTTAAAGGCACTTTGGATAATGTAGAGGTTGCCGGTTTTGCCGACTTTCTCTTTCTAGGGATCCAACCTGCCATGCATAAGCACGTGCTTGAGGAAGTGAAGAATCATGTGAAAGAAGACGCTGTGCTTATCACTATGGCAGCGGGGATCACTATATCTTTAGTTGAGAGCAGCTTCGGAAAAAAGGTGAAGGTTGTCCGGACGATGCCAAACACTCCTTCGCTTGTCGGTGAAGGCATGACGGCCATGAGCATCAATGATCAAATTACCGATGCTGATTTAGAGGATGTGACTGCACTGCTGGATAGTTTCGGTAAAACGGAAATCCTGCATGAAGATTTGATGGACGCAGTACCGGCCATCAGCGGCTCGTCGCCTGCTTATGTATACATGTTCATCGAGGCTTTGGCCGATGGAGGGGTCCGTGATGGCATTCCAAGAAAACAAGCATACCGAATGGCAGCACAAGCTGTAATGGGTGCTGCTAAAATGGTGCTCGAAACGGAAAGACATCCTGCTGCTTTAAAGGATGATGTCTGCACGCCTGGCGGTTCAACGATAGCTGCGGTAGCGTCTTTAGAAGAGAATCAGCTAAGATCCAGCATTCTGCAAGCAATGAAGGCCTGCACGGGTAAAACGAAAGGTTTCAGTAAGTGA
- a CDS encoding FAD-binding oxidoreductase yields MNGYIEELRKILTEEQVTVNGTLLEQHSHDESYHTPHLPDMVIYPRDTAEVSAVMRYANEHEIPIIPFGLGSSLEGHVVPVKGGISLDLSLMNQILDIRENDFLVKVQPGVTRTQLNKELKKYGLFFSVDPGADATLGGMAATNASGTTSVKYGIMRDQVRDLEVVLANGEVIHSGSLATKSSSGIHLNGLFVGSEGTLGVFTELTLKVYGIPEVTMAGRASFPTVEQAVSAVNGIMLAGIPIARIELVDAESIKKVNHFMDKSYDVQPTLFLEFHGNFAGLEQDVKFAKEIVSDFGCCDIQFETDSKARNALWEARHNLAYAFIHSAPGKKLMVTDVSVPLHELSNAILDTRKKVEQSKVEGAIVGHVGDGNYHVLFMIDLKNPEEVKEAKRLNEEIVEYALTKGGTCTGEHGVGLGKSKYQRREHGGAYEVMKTIKQALDPKGIMNPGKIFID; encoded by the coding sequence ATGAATGGTTATATAGAAGAATTAAGGAAGATTCTGACGGAAGAACAAGTAACGGTGAATGGAACATTATTGGAACAGCACAGCCATGATGAATCATATCATACTCCGCATTTACCGGATATGGTCATTTATCCAAGGGATACTGCGGAAGTCAGCGCAGTCATGCGGTATGCGAATGAGCATGAAATACCAATCATTCCTTTTGGATTAGGATCAAGTTTGGAGGGGCATGTCGTTCCAGTCAAAGGGGGCATTTCGCTGGATTTGTCCTTGATGAATCAAATATTGGACATCAGGGAAAATGATTTCCTTGTGAAGGTCCAACCAGGTGTGACAAGGACGCAACTCAATAAGGAATTAAAAAAATACGGTTTGTTCTTTTCCGTCGATCCTGGCGCCGATGCTACATTGGGAGGGATGGCAGCTACGAATGCAAGTGGGACGACCTCGGTCAAATATGGGATAATGCGCGATCAAGTCAGGGATTTGGAAGTGGTTTTAGCAAACGGTGAAGTGATTCATTCCGGAAGTTTAGCGACAAAATCATCTTCAGGCATTCACTTGAATGGCTTGTTTGTTGGCTCTGAAGGTACGCTAGGTGTATTTACTGAACTGACTTTAAAGGTATATGGCATTCCTGAAGTCACCATGGCTGGGAGAGCTTCATTTCCGACTGTCGAACAGGCAGTATCTGCGGTTAATGGGATCATGCTTGCTGGAATCCCGATTGCACGAATCGAATTGGTCGATGCCGAGTCCATAAAAAAAGTTAATCATTTCATGGACAAATCCTATGATGTCCAGCCAACTTTATTCCTCGAATTTCATGGGAATTTTGCCGGACTGGAACAGGACGTCAAATTTGCCAAGGAAATCGTAAGTGATTTTGGCTGTTGCGATATTCAGTTTGAAACCGATTCAAAAGCACGGAATGCCTTATGGGAAGCACGCCATAACCTCGCATACGCATTCATTCACAGCGCACCTGGAAAGAAGCTGATGGTGACCGACGTAAGTGTGCCCCTTCATGAATTATCGAATGCCATACTGGATACAAGGAAGAAAGTCGAACAATCCAAAGTGGAGGGTGCGATTGTAGGACATGTAGGTGATGGGAATTATCACGTATTGTTCATGATTGATCTGAAAAATCCTGAAGAAGTTAAAGAAGCAAAGAGGTTAAATGAAGAAATCGTCGAATATGCATTAACAAAAGGCGGTACATGTACGGGTGAACATGGGGTAGGACTTGGAAAATCGAAGTATCAGCGGAGGGAGCATGGAGGAGCTTACGAAGTGATGAAAACGATCAAACAGGCATTGGATCCGAAAGGGATAATGAATCCTGGGAAGATCTTCATAGATTAA
- the ald gene encoding alanine dehydrogenase, which produces MRIGIPKEIKNNENRVAITPAGVVALVNAGHEVLIEMNAGLGSSFTNESYQEAGAVIVEDAASVWSSTEMIMKVKEPISSEYKYFRKDLILFTYLHLAAEPALAQALKESGVLAIAYETVAVNRTLPLLTPMSEVAGRMAAQIGAQFLEKNNGGKGILLSGVPGVKRGKVAVIGGGMVGTNAAKIAIGLGADVTILDLSPDRLRQLDDIFGNELTTLISNPYNIAEAVKDADLVIGAVLIPGAKAPKLVTEEMVKSMSPGSVIVDVAIDQGGIFETVDHITTHDNPTYVKHGVVHYAVANMPGAVPQTSTVALTNVTVPFALQIANKGAIKAILENDALAKGVNVANGEITFEAVATDLGYNYVSVENALNSNNINA; this is translated from the coding sequence ATGAGAATAGGAATTCCAAAAGAGATTAAAAACAATGAAAACCGTGTAGCTATCACTCCAGCTGGGGTTGTAGCATTAGTCAATGCAGGTCACGAAGTATTAATCGAAATGAACGCAGGTCTAGGAAGCAGTTTTACAAATGAATCATATCAAGAAGCTGGTGCTGTTATAGTCGAGGACGCTGCTAGCGTTTGGTCAAGCACAGAAATGATCATGAAGGTAAAAGAACCTATCTCATCTGAATATAAATATTTCCGAAAGGATTTAATCCTTTTCACATATTTACATCTTGCGGCTGAACCGGCACTAGCTCAGGCCCTAAAAGAAAGCGGTGTCTTGGCCATTGCTTATGAAACGGTTGCAGTAAACCGCACACTTCCTTTATTGACACCAATGAGTGAAGTTGCAGGACGCATGGCTGCACAAATCGGTGCTCAGTTCCTTGAAAAAAATAACGGCGGCAAAGGAATACTCTTAAGCGGAGTTCCTGGAGTTAAACGTGGTAAAGTGGCTGTTATCGGCGGAGGTATGGTTGGAACGAATGCTGCTAAAATCGCTATTGGATTAGGCGCAGATGTTACCATTCTTGACTTAAGCCCTGACCGCCTTCGTCAACTTGATGATATTTTCGGAAATGAACTGACTACACTTATCTCCAACCCTTATAATATTGCGGAAGCAGTCAAAGATGCCGATTTAGTGATCGGTGCTGTATTGATTCCAGGTGCTAAAGCTCCTAAGCTCGTTACTGAAGAAATGGTTAAATCGATGTCTCCTGGTTCAGTCATTGTCGATGTCGCAATCGACCAAGGCGGTATCTTTGAAACGGTCGACCACATAACGACACATGATAACCCTACTTATGTTAAACATGGAGTAGTGCATTATGCAGTGGCGAATATGCCAGGAGCAGTGCCTCAAACTTCTACAGTTGCATTAACTAACGTAACAGTACCTTTTGCACTTCAAATTGCAAACAAAGGTGCCATCAAAGCGATCCTTGAAAATGATGCACTAGCAAAAGGCGTCAACGTAGCGAACGGTGAAATCACGTTCGAAGCAGTTGCCACAGACCTTGGCTACAACTATGTAAGTGTTGAAAATGCCTTAAACTCAAATAACATTAACGCTTAA
- a CDS encoding EcsC family protein gives MKLETKEELEKELTIIEKWEKDQKGLWFWERIGRIPFKLLDKLTPDFIQKKLGVMLDEIGSYIQNGGKYLTKEAHILSQLQAQVPELDITALEDVSSIPLHIMDNVSQDIKNSGSKLATVQGATTGIGGIFTLAIDIPLLLGMSIKTLQDIAITYGFNPRDRQERIFIVKCLQFTTSDVVGKKALLNELSKMNQTDSQSKREIASELQGWREVVYTYRDQFGWKKLLQMVPVAGIIFGALTNRSMIADIADTGIMLYKKRRILERIQEPIA, from the coding sequence ATGAAACTTGAAACAAAAGAAGAGCTTGAAAAAGAATTAACAATCATTGAAAAATGGGAGAAAGATCAGAAAGGACTATGGTTTTGGGAACGGATCGGGCGGATTCCCTTCAAGCTATTGGATAAATTGACACCGGATTTCATTCAGAAAAAATTGGGTGTCATGCTTGATGAAATCGGCAGCTACATTCAGAATGGCGGAAAATATTTGACGAAAGAAGCTCATATTCTAAGTCAGCTGCAAGCCCAAGTTCCCGAGTTGGATATTACAGCCCTGGAAGACGTTTCAAGCATCCCTCTCCATATCATGGATAACGTGAGTCAGGATATTAAAAATTCAGGCAGCAAATTGGCAACGGTTCAAGGCGCCACTACAGGGATTGGCGGAATCTTCACCTTGGCCATCGACATCCCCCTTCTTCTCGGCATGTCGATCAAAACCCTTCAGGATATCGCCATCACATATGGCTTCAACCCTAGAGACCGCCAAGAACGTATTTTCATCGTCAAATGCCTGCAATTCACAACATCGGATGTTGTCGGCAAAAAGGCTCTATTAAATGAATTGTCGAAAATGAACCAGACCGATTCCCAATCAAAAAGGGAAATAGCCTCCGAACTGCAAGGTTGGCGGGAAGTCGTTTATACATACCGTGATCAGTTTGGCTGGAAAAAGCTTTTGCAAATGGTTCCTGTTGCCGGAATAATCTTTGGCGCCCTTACAAATCGTTCAATGATTGCCGATATAGCCGATACGGGAATCATGCTATATAAGAAAAGAAGGATTTTAGAGCGCATTCAAGAACCTATTGCATAG
- a CDS encoding PucR family transcriptional regulator, translated as MKEFEKNRDIFKDLYGDMMEFADRISSVLGCPITIEDGNHRLLAYSTHDDTTDQARIMTIIGRRVPEKVINSLWKDGFIPALLKGDAPIKIGAINDVGLGNRVAVSIRKNNEVLGFIWALEVNEPFSEEDMKFLQFAAKEAKNQLQQLQLKKKRKEAGHQEFLWRMLTGHYQEESEIIENYKKFSIHVPVVFSILVFEFPKEINREVERYISYMLTTTQKINSSLFAIDHNKLILFAGGNQENSPSFTASIYEFIPFFILEMKRRFGVEHILGTAGNMYKNLMDVKSSYEEAQYTLKMKNIFPDDMKLILHYEELGMFQMIETLASNTQRRVHPSILKLKAYDMKNQTELLQTLTVYLEKDCNPNEASSNLHIHVNTLNYRLKRISEVGNIRLKDPIQKMSLFLNIKLNQYDEFHKKN; from the coding sequence ATGAAGGAATTCGAAAAAAATAGAGATATTTTTAAAGACCTTTATGGAGATATGATGGAGTTTGCCGATAGAATCAGTTCTGTTTTGGGTTGTCCCATTACGATCGAGGACGGTAACCATCGCTTACTTGCTTATAGCACGCACGATGATACTACGGATCAGGCCCGTATCATGACCATAATCGGAAGGCGTGTCCCTGAAAAGGTCATCAACAGTTTATGGAAAGATGGCTTCATCCCTGCGTTATTGAAAGGAGATGCCCCCATCAAAATCGGGGCCATCAATGATGTCGGTCTCGGTAACAGGGTTGCGGTTTCCATCCGGAAAAATAATGAAGTACTTGGATTCATTTGGGCTTTGGAAGTAAATGAACCTTTCTCCGAAGAAGATATGAAATTTCTGCAATTCGCTGCCAAGGAGGCGAAGAACCAGTTACAGCAATTGCAATTGAAAAAGAAAAGGAAAGAAGCAGGTCATCAAGAGTTCCTTTGGCGCATGTTGACCGGGCATTACCAAGAAGAATCGGAAATAATTGAAAATTACAAGAAATTTTCCATCCACGTCCCAGTGGTTTTTTCCATATTGGTATTCGAATTTCCTAAAGAGATCAATCGCGAAGTGGAGCGCTACATTTCATACATGTTAACGACCACTCAAAAGATAAACAGTTCCTTATTTGCCATTGACCATAACAAGCTCATTCTTTTCGCGGGAGGCAATCAGGAAAACAGCCCTTCTTTCACTGCATCGATTTATGAGTTCATTCCTTTTTTCATTCTGGAGATGAAACGGCGTTTCGGAGTTGAGCACATCCTTGGAACGGCTGGCAATATGTATAAAAACTTAATGGATGTTAAATCAAGTTATGAAGAAGCTCAATACACCCTTAAGATGAAGAATATTTTCCCGGATGACATGAAACTCATTTTACATTATGAAGAACTTGGCATGTTTCAAATGATTGAAACACTCGCAAGCAACACACAGCGTCGTGTTCATCCTTCCATCCTTAAGCTAAAAGCATACGACATGAAAAACCAGACGGAATTGCTGCAAACACTCACTGTCTATCTAGAAAAAGACTGCAACCCAAATGAAGCTTCAAGTAATCTTCATATCCATGTGAATACATTGAATTACCGATTAAAAAGAATTTCTGAAGTGGGAAATATTCGGCTAAAAGACCCGATTCAAAAAATGTCCCTCTTTCTTAACATTAAACTTAATCAATATGATGAATTTCACAAGAAAAATTAA
- a CDS encoding inorganic phosphate transporter, protein MDTLLILTILIVFFALAFDFINGFHDTANAIATAVSTKAMKPRHAIIMAAVMNFVGAMTFTGVAKTITKDIVDPFTLPNGSYVILAALLAAIIWNLLTWYYGIPSSSSHALIGSIAGAAIAAAGFAGIKWEGFMKILQALIFSPLIAFAIGFIVYSIFKVVFKNNNLTKTNQKFRTIQIATAALQSYTHGTNDAQKAMGIITMALIANGYASSADIPFWVQFSCALAMGLGTSVGGWKIIKTVGGKIMKIRPVNGVAADLTGAFIIFGATVIHMPVSTTHVISSSILGVGSAHRVKGVKWGTAKRMIITWFITIPISATLAGLLYLLINFLF, encoded by the coding sequence ATGGATACTTTATTAATTTTAACAATATTAATCGTTTTCTTTGCTTTAGCATTTGACTTCATCAATGGTTTTCATGATACAGCCAATGCAATAGCGACTGCTGTTTCAACTAAGGCCATGAAGCCTAGGCATGCCATCATCATGGCAGCCGTCATGAATTTCGTCGGAGCCATGACGTTTACTGGAGTTGCGAAGACCATAACGAAGGATATCGTGGATCCATTCACGCTTCCGAATGGTTCATATGTAATTCTGGCTGCTCTTCTTGCCGCTATCATATGGAACCTTCTTACCTGGTATTACGGGATACCAAGCAGTTCCTCCCATGCATTGATTGGTTCGATTGCAGGGGCCGCCATTGCTGCAGCAGGCTTCGCTGGCATTAAATGGGAAGGGTTCATGAAAATCCTTCAAGCTTTGATCTTCTCCCCGCTAATTGCTTTTGCAATCGGGTTTATCGTATACAGCATTTTTAAAGTGGTCTTTAAAAACAATAACCTGACAAAAACAAACCAAAAATTCCGTACTATACAGATTGCTACTGCAGCACTTCAATCTTATACCCACGGAACGAACGACGCTCAAAAAGCGATGGGTATCATCACGATGGCCCTTATTGCAAATGGTTATGCATCAAGTGCCGATATCCCCTTCTGGGTTCAATTCTCCTGTGCGTTAGCAATGGGACTTGGAACTTCCGTCGGCGGATGGAAAATCATTAAAACCGTTGGCGGCAAAATCATGAAAATACGTCCGGTCAATGGTGTTGCAGCGGATTTAACCGGGGCTTTCATCATTTTTGGCGCAACAGTAATACACATGCCAGTCAGTACAACCCATGTTATTTCGTCTTCAATCCTTGGTGTTGGATCTGCGCATCGTGTCAAGGGCGTAAAATGGGGAACGGCAAAAAGAATGATCATCACTTGGTTCATTACCATTCCCATCTCGGCAACATTAGCTGGTTTACTTTATCTTTTAATTAACTTCTTATTCTAA